The following proteins are co-located in the Deinococcus sp. KNUC1210 genome:
- a CDS encoding zinc-dependent alcohol dehydrogenase: protein MKAVIWQGTNKIGVETVPDPTLLLPTDAIVKISSTAICGSDLHLLDGRIPSMEKGDILGHEFMGEVVEVGRDVKKLKVGDRVVVPFNLACGVCDPCKRGFFSACDNSNPNHRMAEALYGGVSGGGLFGYSHIYGGYAGGQAQYVRVPFADVGPFKIESDLRDEQVLFLTDIFPTGYQAAEQCGIMAGRDVVAVFGAGPVGQFAARSAQMLGAAQVIVIDRVPERLQMAEAAGAMTINYEKEDVLTALREATGGRGPDHVIDAVGMEAHGHGPGALLDEVQVKARISFDRITALRWAIMSCAKGGTVSMPGVYGGLIDKLPMGAAFAKGLIFRMGQTHTHRYLGPLLSRIEAGEIDPSFVITHRATLDQAPELYKTFRDKHDGCIKVVLNPWG, encoded by the coding sequence GTGAAGGCAGTTATCTGGCAGGGAACCAACAAGATCGGGGTGGAGACGGTGCCCGACCCCACACTGCTGCTGCCCACCGACGCCATCGTCAAGATTTCCTCGACGGCGATCTGCGGCTCTGATCTGCATCTGCTCGACGGGCGAATTCCCAGCATGGAGAAGGGCGACATCCTGGGTCACGAGTTCATGGGAGAAGTGGTCGAGGTCGGCAGAGACGTAAAGAAGCTGAAAGTCGGTGACAGGGTGGTGGTGCCCTTCAACCTGGCGTGCGGCGTCTGCGATCCCTGCAAACGCGGGTTTTTCAGCGCCTGCGACAATTCCAATCCCAATCACCGCATGGCCGAGGCGCTGTACGGCGGCGTCAGTGGAGGCGGCCTGTTCGGCTACTCGCACATCTACGGCGGGTATGCGGGTGGACAGGCCCAGTATGTGCGCGTGCCGTTTGCCGACGTGGGGCCGTTCAAGATCGAATCGGATCTGCGCGACGAACAGGTTCTTTTCCTGACCGATATCTTCCCGACCGGCTATCAGGCTGCCGAGCAGTGCGGCATCATGGCGGGGCGAGACGTGGTGGCGGTGTTCGGCGCTGGTCCGGTGGGTCAGTTTGCGGCCAGGAGCGCTCAGATGCTGGGAGCGGCGCAGGTGATCGTGATCGACCGCGTGCCCGAGCGCCTTCAGATGGCAGAGGCTGCCGGGGCCATGACCATCAACTACGAAAAAGAGGACGTGCTGACTGCGCTGCGCGAGGCGACGGGCGGGCGAGGCCCCGATCACGTGATCGACGCAGTGGGCATGGAGGCGCACGGACACGGCCCCGGGGCACTGCTCGACGAAGTGCAGGTGAAGGCCAGAATCAGCTTCGACCGGATCACGGCCCTGCGCTGGGCCATCATGAGCTGCGCCAAGGGCGGCACCGTGAGTATGCCCGGCGTGTACGGCGGCTTAATCGACAAGTTACCGATGGGCGCGGCCTTTGCCAAAGGTCTGATCTTCCGCATGGGCCAGACGCATACTCACCGGTACCTGGGGCCGCTGCTGTCGCGGATCGAGGCGGGCGAGATCGATCCCAGCTTCGTCATCACCCACCGCGCCACGCTCGATCAGGCTCCCGAGCTGTACAAGACCTTCCGTGACAAGCACGACGGCTGCATCAAAGTGGTTCTCAATCCCTGGGGCTGA
- a CDS encoding alpha/beta fold hydrolase: MPQPYRLAGLLLTDHEFSVPLDHTQPDGPQISVFAREVADPDGKERPFLVYFQGGPGFEAARPTGASGWMKRALRDYRLLLLDQRGTGRSTPVGTLPGMSTEEQVAYLRHFRADAIVRDAELIRQTLGVDTWSVLGQSFGGFCVVTYLSFAPHGLREAFITGGLPPIGRPTEEVYRATYQRVADRNRRFYARYPQHLETVRAIHARLSSEEIRLPSGDRLTSQRFRQIGQGMGMQRGLEHVFYLLDQPFGSSAFLQDIEAEFSFARNPLYAALHEACYADGVVSGWAAQREYPDSFPAEWFTGEMVYPWMFEESAALRPLAQAAEQLAHEPWPKLYDAERLRANTVPVAAAVYANDMYVEREYSEETAALIGNLRMWLTNEYEHNGLGMEGERVLDHLIELIREPI; encoded by the coding sequence ATGCCCCAGCCGTACCGCCTCGCCGGTCTTCTGCTGACCGATCACGAATTCAGTGTGCCTCTCGACCATACGCAGCCAGACGGCCCTCAGATCAGCGTGTTCGCACGCGAGGTGGCCGACCCGGACGGCAAGGAGAGACCGTTTCTGGTGTACTTTCAGGGCGGCCCCGGCTTTGAGGCGGCGCGGCCCACCGGGGCTTCCGGCTGGATGAAGCGGGCCCTGCGCGACTACCGTCTTCTGCTGCTCGACCAGCGCGGCACCGGGCGATCCACACCGGTCGGCACGCTGCCGGGCATGAGCACCGAAGAGCAGGTCGCCTATCTGCGCCACTTCCGGGCCGACGCCATCGTGCGCGACGCCGAACTGATCCGGCAGACGCTGGGTGTGGATACCTGGAGTGTGCTGGGCCAGAGCTTCGGCGGCTTCTGCGTGGTCACGTACCTGTCGTTTGCCCCGCATGGGCTGCGCGAAGCCTTCATCACCGGAGGGCTGCCGCCCATCGGAAGGCCCACCGAAGAGGTCTACCGGGCCACCTATCAGCGCGTGGCAGACCGAAACCGCCGCTTCTACGCCCGTTATCCTCAGCATCTGGAAACGGTCCGGGCCATCCATGCCCGCCTGAGCAGCGAGGAGATCCGGCTGCCCTCCGGCGACCGCCTCACCTCTCAGCGGTTCAGGCAGATCGGGCAGGGAATGGGAATGCAGCGCGGCCTGGAGCATGTGTTTTATCTGCTCGATCAGCCCTTCGGCTCATCTGCCTTCCTGCAAGATATCGAGGCCGAGTTTTCATTCGCCCGAAATCCGCTGTATGCCGCGCTGCACGAGGCCTGTTACGCCGACGGTGTGGTCAGCGGCTGGGCCGCTCAGCGCGAATATCCGGACAGCTTTCCGGCGGAGTGGTTTACCGGCGAGATGGTCTACCCCTGGATGTTCGAGGAATCGGCAGCGCTTCGCCCGCTGGCCCAGGCCGCCGAACAGCTGGCCCACGAACCCTGGCCGAAGCTGTACGACGCTGAGCGCCTGCGGGCCAACACGGTGCCGGTGGCGGCTGCCGTCTACGCCAACGACATGTACGTCGAGCGCGAATACTCGGAGGAAACCGCTGCACTGATCGGGAATCTGCGGATGTGGCTGACCAACGAATATGAGCACAACGGCCTGGGCATGGAAGGCGAACGGGTGCTGGATCACCTGATAGAGCTGATCAGAGAGCCGATCTGA